The Chelonia mydas isolate rCheMyd1 chromosome 3, rCheMyd1.pri.v2, whole genome shotgun sequence genome includes a region encoding these proteins:
- the RD3 gene encoding protein RD3 isoform X1 codes for MSLASWFRWNEPPSRISQRNPTEMVVETLMMELGWQIKQAEKQQLERENEYRKIKTGVDYGWLVSYPKPKHNYDISPGERLQLEDMCTKIHPSYCGPVLLRFRQLIAEYEPEVQEVARLFRSVLQEATEKIKEEEEAKKLARQWNTKHKTSLSLMTFKSRARISPFSSNIKTISEDVERGTEPTKRVWSMPEFRSAKDY; via the exons ATGTCGCTGGCTTCCTGGTTCAGATGGAATGAGCCACCGAGCCGGATTTCCCAAAGGAACCCCACAGAGATGGTGGTGGAAACACTAATGATGGAACTAGGCTGGCAGATCAAGCAGGCAGAGAAACAGCaactagagagagagaatgagtatCGCAAGATAAAGACGGGCGTAGACTACGGCTGGCTGGTTAGCTACCCAAAGCCTAAGCACAACTATGACATCAGCCCAGGGGAGCGGCTGCAGCTGGAGGACATGTGCACCAAAATACATCCCTCCTACTGTGGGCCAGTCCTACTCAG ATTCCGGCAACTTATTGCTGAATATGAGCCAGAGGTACAGGAAGTAGCCCGGCTCTTCCGCTCTGTCCTGCAGGAAGCCACTGAGAAAATCAAAGAGGAAGAAGAGGCCAAGAAGCTTGCGAGGCAGTGGAACACAAAGCACAAAACCAGCCTGTCCCTAATGACATTTAAATCCCGGGCCAGGATTTCCCCATTCAGCAGCAACATCAAGACCATTTCAGAAGACGTGGAGCGAGGCACTGAGCCAACCAAGAGAGTATGGAGTATGCCGGAGTTTAGGAGTGCCAAGGATTACTGA
- the RD3 gene encoding protein RD3 isoform X2 yields MSLASWFRWNEPPSRISQRNPTEMVVETLMMELGWQIKQAEKQQLERENEYRKIKTGVDYGWLVSYPKPKHNYDISPGERLQLEDMCTKIHPSYCGPVLLRYNGGFVDTGLLHIPHREADFLVVRTQDWELAYLCFNAGCDSDSLYDHWPNNRYASFSPYVKQIPATYC; encoded by the exons ATGTCGCTGGCTTCCTGGTTCAGATGGAATGAGCCACCGAGCCGGATTTCCCAAAGGAACCCCACAGAGATGGTGGTGGAAACACTAATGATGGAACTAGGCTGGCAGATCAAGCAGGCAGAGAAACAGCaactagagagagagaatgagtatCGCAAGATAAAGACGGGCGTAGACTACGGCTGGCTGGTTAGCTACCCAAAGCCTAAGCACAACTATGACATCAGCCCAGGGGAGCGGCTGCAGCTGGAGGACATGTGCACCAAAATACATCCCTCCTACTGTGGGCCAGTCCTACTCAGGTATAATGGAGGCTTTGTAGACACAGGACTGCTGCACATCCCACACAGGGAGGCAGATttcctagtggttagaacacaggactgggagttggCATACCTGTGTTTCAATGCAGGCTGTGACAGTGACTCACTGTATGACCACTGGCCAAATAACCGTTATGCCTCATTTTCTCCATATGTAAAACAG ATTCCGGCAACTTATTGCTGA